A window of the Lagopus muta isolate bLagMut1 chromosome 1, bLagMut1 primary, whole genome shotgun sequence genome harbors these coding sequences:
- the LOC125692212 gene encoding tetraspanin-7-like, whose translation MTVLKLSLVAFSFVFWAAGLTMLVVGLWAEVRLGGYVALSAGDTPGAPAILLATGTAVMVWAFLGCFGAAVEHRGLLRTYGAFLAAVLLAALTAGLSALVYRQDIARGFREGLRQAVSAYGEDEGKADALDALQRALGCCGVESYRDWLASPWALQQNASVPLSCCRARRGCPLSPAGARGLHPEGCFGKVSAFVSSNMFCVATAALGLAVLQVVGIVLACLMAARVPARVSAPH comes from the coding sequence ATGACCGTGCTGAAGCTGTCCCTCGTGGCTTTCAGCTTCGTCTTCTGGGCGGCGGGGCTGACCATGCTCGTCGTCGGCCTCTGGGCCGAGGTGCGGCTGGGGGGCTACGTGGCGCTGTCGGCCGGCGACACCCCCGGCGCCCCCGCCATCCTCCTGGCCACCGGCACCGCCGTCATGGTCTGGGCCTTCCTGGGCTGCTTCGGCGCCGCCGTCGAGCACCGCGGCCTCCTGCGCACCTACGGCGCCTTCCTGGCGGCCGTGCTGTTGGCCGCGCTGACCGCGGGGCTCTCGGCGCTCGTGTACCGCCAGGACATCGCGCGGGGCTTCCGGGAGGGGCTGCGCCAGGCCGTGAGCGCTTACGGCGAGGACGAAGGGAAGGCGGACGCCCTGGACGCTTTGCAGCGCGCGTTGGGCTGCTGCGGTGTGGAGAGCTACCGGGACTGGCTCGCCTCGCCCTGGGCGCTCCAGCAGAACGCCTCGGTGCCGCTCAGCTGCTGCCGGGCCCGGCGGGGCTGCCCGCTCAGCCCGGCCGGCGCACGCGGCTTGCACCCGGAGGGCTGCTTCGGCAAGGTCTCGGCCTTTGTCAGCAGCAACATGTTCTGTGTTGCCACcgctgccctggggctggcGGTGCTGCAGGTCGTCGGCATCGTGCTGGCGTGCCTGATGGCTGCCCGCGTCCCTGCTCGCGTTAGCGCCCCGCACTGA